The following is a genomic window from Opitutus sp. GAS368.
CATCGTTGCCGTCACCTGCCGGCCGTCGGCGAGCAACTGCCCGGCGGTGAACACGAGCGCGCGGGGCCGGCCGGTGGTGCCGGAAGTGAGTTTGATGAGACAGACCGCGGGATCGCGGTAGCGCCGGGCGCCGGGCGGCAGCTCAAGGGCGGCGCCGTTCCACCAGGCGGCGCGGAGCGTGGTGGCGAGCCGGTGCTGCGCGGCGGGCGGCTCGGCGGCATCGAGCGGCACCACGACGGCCCCGGCCTTGAGCAGGGCGAGGAATATTTCCAGCCAGCCGATGCTGTTGGCCGCGGCGAAAACCACGGCGCGGCCCCGGAGTCGCGCGGGATCGGGTGCGTTCCGCCCGAGCCAGGCGGCGGCGCGCGCGTCGAGTTCGCCAAAGGTCACGCTGGCGCCGTTGTCCGCCTGCACCACCGCGCGTGCGGTGCCGTGGCGGCGCAGCGTCCTGGTCCAGGCCTGGAGGAGGGCGTGGCTCATGGTTTGTCTCCCAGCGGGGCCAGGTGCTCGAATTCGATGGCCAGCAGCGCCACGCCGACCATCAGCGCGACGGTCAGGCCGAGGGCGCGCACCACGGGGATGCCGCTCAGCGCCAGCACGCCGAACGAGGCGGCGGCCGTCAGGGCCGACAGCCGCACCGAGACCGGCGGCGGCTCGCGCCGGTAGGCCGAGGTGGCGGAGAAGATCGAGTAGTTGTGCGTCAGGCACACGCCGAGGAAGGCGCCGAGCAGGTGGAACAGGTTGAGCGGGTGCCCGAGCCAGCCGAAGAGGCCGAACAGCCCGAGGCACGCGCCGCAGGGAATGGCGAAGATCCGCGCGCCATGGCGACAGCCGTAGGTGAGGAACACCCCGGCGCCGACCAGCGCCAGGCCCGTCAGGCTCAGCCACAGTGCGGACTGGCGGTAGCGGGCGAAGATTTGGTTGAGCGTCTGCAACTGGCCGGCGCTCACCGTGTTGGTGTCGGCCGGCGGCGCCGGCGCCGGCGCTGCGCGGACGAGGGTGACGAACCAGCTCAAGGGCCGGCCCGTGTGCAGCAGCAGCCCGGCCGGTCCGGAGAGATTGGTCTGCAGCGAAGCGAGTGCGGTCGCATAATCGGTCTCCTGCGCCGTGGCGACGTGATGGGCGTAGGCCGCGAAGAACGGGGCGAATTCCGCGTCGTTGAAGCCGGCCGCGACCAGGGCGGCACGCAACCGGCCGGCAAATTCCGGATGCTCCCGTCCGAAGTGCACCGCGGCGGCATGCGCCTCCGCCGTCGGCACCACGGCGCCCAGCCCGATGGCGGTGGCGTGGCCGCCGCCGGCCGAGTCCAGCCACGCCTCGAGTTTCGCCAGCGAGGCGCGGGCCGCGGCGACGCTGTTGCCATAGGTGAGATAGACCGTCCGGTCGTCCTGCTCGCCGAACAGGGCGCTGATGCGCGCGTGCTCGCGCTGGAGTGCGGGCGAAGGGATTTCCAGTTCGCGGATGTCGTCCCTCCACTGGAGCCTGGCCAGTCCGGGCAGCGCGATGAGCCACAGCGCGATGAGCAGCCGGCGCAGGTTGCGGCGCATCCCGGCCGGCAGGGCCGCGCCCCCGCGAAAGGGACGGGTTTCCAGGAACGGATTCCGGACGGTGGAGAAATAGAGCACGGCGGCCACCAGGGCACAGACCAGCCCGGCGCCGACAAAGACGCCGAGCTGGCGGATGAAGGGCAGCTCGGAGAACAGGAGCAGCGAAAACCCGGCCACCGTCGTGAGACAGCTTGCGAGCAGGGGCTTGGCCAGGCGGCGGACCTTGGCCCAGTAGTCCTCGCCGGGCGCGGCGGGCGGCTGCATAAAGAGGTAGAAGCCGTAGTCGATGGCCACGCCGGTCAGCAGCGAGCCGATCACAAAGACCATGATGTGCAACCGGTCGAACGCCAGGGTCGCGGCCACCCAGGCCCCGAGCACGGACAGGCCGATCACCGGCAGAAGATGCAGGCCGCGGTGCACGCCGCGGATGAACGTGAACGCCACGGCGAGCACGGCCGCGAGCGAAAGCGCGTTGAGCCAGGTGACCTCGTGCTCGATGCGGGTGCGGCTGGCGGCGGCGAAACAGTTCACGCCGGTATAGGCGGCCGAGAAACCGGGGAATTCCTTCCGCCCGGCGGCGGTGGCCCGGGTGATGGCGGCAAAAGCCGGAGCCTGTCCCGCCTCGCTGAGCGGCGAGGCCGAGAGCCGGGCCCAGACGAGAGTGGCGGTCGGCGCCGCGGGCTGGTCCAAGCCGGCCTTCAACCGTTCTGCCGCACCCGGCAAAAGCAGCAGCGGGTCGGCGGGAATCATGTCCGCGAAGGCGAGCGCCTCGGGTGTGGTCAGGAATCGTGCGAGGACTGCGGCGGTGTCGCGGGCGAGCCAGTCGGAAAATCCCGCCGGTTCGTCCCCGGTGCCGGCATAAGCCACGGTGCGTTCGCGCAGCCAGAGCGGAAACAACAGCGTGAAGCGCTGCGCGAACAGCTCGCGGCCCAGCGCTTCGCGCATGGCGGGGTCGCCCATGACCACGACCTGGTCGAAGGCCGGTTCGCGGTCCAGCGCCGCGACGAAGGCGGCGGCGGATCCGGCCGGGGCGGGCCGGCCGCCCGCGCCGGTCAGTTCGAACAGCATGGTCCGGGCTTCCGCCTGGCTGGCGAGCGAGCGGACCAGCGTCAGTTCCGGAGTGCGCTCGTCGGCGGGAATGAGGTCGAGGACGTCGCTGGAGATTTTTCGCGCATAATCGAGTCGCAGCAGCCACGCGCCGCCGAGCAGGGCGGCGCCGGCGAGAATGCTCCAGCCGAGAAGTTGGCGGCGCCGGAAGGTCATGCGGTGGACTGTAGGGTCGCCGCTTGTCGGCGGACCGGGTAGTCGGCGCAGGATGGTCCGGCGACAAGCGCCGACCCTGCATTGATGAGCCGCTTCATCGGAAATATTTTTTCACTTCCTCGGCGGTGAAGTCCGCCGGCGGGTGGGGCGGGGCGATCAGGATCTCGATGACCTGCCGGGCCGAACGGCGGAGCTCGATGCGGCGGACCGCGGCGGCTTCGCCGGCCACGGTGATCCGGCCGATGCTCTGGCGCAGCAGGTCGGTGCGCGGCGCGAGCGCGAGAATCCAGCTATCGCCGTCGCGCCGGCCGTAAAGTTCGAAGTCCGGTTCCAGCGCCGCGAACTCGAAGCGCAGGAGGTGTCGCAGCGCCCCGTTGGCCGCGGTCGCGCGCGGATCGGCGGGCGGCGATTTTTCGCCCGTGCGCGCCCGGATCAGCAGGCCCTGGGCGTCGAGAATGACGGTGCGGTCCTCGGGGGAAGTGTAGTGGAGGCTGAGACCGCGGGCGGCGGAGACGCGCGCTTCGCCCTGCAACTCGACGGGTTCCCGCTTGAAGGGGAATTGCCGGCGCTCGGTGAAGTCGGCCGCGGTGTCGGGTTGGTGCGCGAACAGGTCGGCCAGGTCGCGCCACGCCGGGGTGGCGGCGGCCAGCCGGTGCGCGGGAGTGACCAGCTCATCGGGTTCGGCGGCAGCCCCGGGCATCGTCCACAGCAAAACGGCCAGCGTGGCGACGACGGTCCGCCACTGCCGCCGGTGGCGGAGCAGCGCCGGCCAGCGCCAGAACAGGAGTTCGACGAGCAGCCGGGTGTGCAGCCACACCAGCGTGGCGTTGTCGCGGACATAATGGAAATGCGACACGCCGCCCTCGGCGCGGGAGAAGTAACGGACCGGGGCCGCGAGGTTTTGCGGCGGCACGCCGGCCCAGGCCAGCCGGACGGCGGCCTCGGTGTCGAAGTCGTAGCGCCGGCCGCCGCGCCGCGAACCCAGCACGGCGAGCAGCGGCGCCAGCGGATAGACGCGGAAACCAAACAACGGATCGGCGACGCCGGCGCCCAGCAGTTCGAGCTGCACGAGGCCGACGCTGAGTTTCCGGCCATGCAACCGCTCGGCCGGGATGTTGGCGGGAAAGATCGGGCGGCCCAGCACGAGCGCGGCCGGGTTGACCTGCGAGGCCGCCATGAACTCGCCAATGCTGCCGGCCGGGTGCTGGCCGTCGGCATCCATCACCAGCGCGTGGGTGAAGCCGCGCGCCACAGCGGCCTGCGCGCCGGCGAGCACGGCCGCGCCCTTGCCGCTGTTGCGCGGCAGCACCAGCACGGTGAGCGCCGGGTCGAACCCGGCCTGCTCGCGCAGGAGCCGGTCGCTGCCGTCGGTGCTGCCGTCGACCACGACGAGGACATGCGGCCAGTGGCGCAGCACCTCGGCCACGACGGCGTGCAGCCGCGGCCCGGTGTTGTAGGTCGGCAGCAAAACGAGGTGGGTGGGGGGAGCCATGGTCACAGGGCGGTGCGAAACCAGGTTTCGATCTCGGCCGTCAGTTCCGCGGGGCTGGCGGCCGTATCGGTGGGAATCAGGGGGCCCGCGGCCACCTCGACCCGGGCCGGGAAACGGGGCAGCCGCCACCACGTGCAGCCCTTGGTGAGGAGATCCGAATCGGTGGTGACACGCACGAGCTGGATCGGCACCCGGGCGCGCCGGGCAATCAGGACAAAGCCCGGCTTGAATGGCAGCGGCGCTTCCCCGGGGGGGGTGCGCGTGCCCTCCGGAAAGATCACCAGTTGCTGGCCGGCCGCCACCAGGGTCGCCGCCGTCCGCACGAGTTCATGGCCACCGTCACTGCCGAGGTAGCCGGCGCGCCGGGCGGCGGCCCCCAGCACGGGATTGCGGCGGATGGCGGGTTTGAAGATGCACACGGCCTCGGGCAGGCGCGCCAGCAGACAGGTGATGTCGGTCATGGCGGGATGGTTGGCGGCGAGCACCAGCCCGCCGTGCGGCCACGCACCGAACCCCCGGTAGCGCACCAGCACCAGCCGCGTCCGCGCGCACCACCAGTGGAAAAACACCAGGTGCCGGTGGATCAAACGTTGGAAGAAGCGTTCCGTGCGCCGGGTCGCCGGCAGCCCGCCGGCCAGCGCGCTGAGGAGGCACAGCTGCAGTCCGCCCGCGGCAAAGAGCAGCAGTGTGAAGTAATAGACCGGGTAGTAATAGGCGTTGCGGAGGAGCATCGGTAGAGCGCGGTTCCTAGCGGGATGCCGGCGCCGCCTCCGGGTTGAGCGGCAGGAAGTTGAACCAGAGGAACGGATGGGCGCGGACCAGGGTCTCCAGCTGGTCCAGCACGCCCTGGAAATGTTGGCGGGCCGCCTGCGTGTTCGCGGCGCGGCCCGCGGCCGGGTCCGGGATGAATACCGGCGAGGCGTGCACGTGCAGTTCGTCCTTTCCGGCCGCGGGGAGGGCGATGCAAAACGCCACCGGCCGGTCGAACAGCATCGCCAGGAGGTAGATGTTAAAGGGGAAGCGGCGCCGGGTGCCCAGGAAATGGAAGGGCTCGGAGCGGGCGCTGAAGTCGAGCCGGTCGCACTTCAGCGCGAGGGATTCACCGGCCTCGAGGGCGGCCTTCAGCGCGAAGAGCATGTTGGCGGGGTCGTTGACCCAAAGGAAGGACACCTTGCCGGAAAACCTCCGGCCGAGCCGTTGGGTGTCGCCGGAGTTGCCCACCCGCATCCGGAGGATGGAAACGCGCCGGCCATGCTCGGCGAGCAGGTAACCGAGGAGATCGGAGCCGCCGAAATGAAAGGCGCCGAAGAGCGCCGGCCGGGGGGAATCCAGCAGCGCTTCGAACTCCACCTTGTTCCCGGGCGCCAGGACACAAAGCACCGGGACCCCGCGGCCGGCGCGGAGATTGAGCAGGAGGGCCTCCGCGAAAGCGAAAAAATGCCGCCACCCTTCGCGGAGCGTCGCGGGCCGGCCGAGCACGACGGCGAGGTAGGCGCGCGAATGCGCGCGCTGCACCGGCAGGCAGGCGAGCGCCACCCACGTGCCGGCCATCAGCACCGGCCGGAAAACCCAGCGGGGCCACCAGCGCTCCGCCCACAGCAGAAAACCGTAGCCCCAGCTCGGGCCCGGATTGCGGGGAGGTTGAGCCGGCGGGTTCATCGCCACTCGAGGTTCCAATCGCCGCCGCCGCCGGACCAGCGCAGCGGCGAGCGGGCGGCCAGGGTCGCCGCGAATTTTTCCAGGGTGGGGCACACGTCGTCGGCGGCCGGCCCGGGGGTGAAGGCGATGCAGCCCGCCGCGCCGTCCGCGGCGTGGGTCAGGATCGTCGCGAAGGCAAACGAGGTGGCCGAGGCGAAACCGTGCGCCCCCATCCAGGTGCCGCGCTCCTCGCCGCCGACCAGCGCCACGTGCGCGGCCGGTTCCAGCAGCGCCGTCAGCAGCGCCTGCTCCACGAGCCGCGGGCGCCCCGCGAGCGGCCAGAGCCGGGCCACGGGCTGGTGGCGGCCGATGAGCACCTGTTGCACGCTGCCGGGATGGATCGATGTCTGGAAGAGCAACGGGCTGGCGGCGGGAAAACTCCGCAGGAAATCCTCCAGCGCGCGCGTTTCGGCAAATGTCGTGGCCAGCACCACGGCGTCCTCCGGTCCGAGCGCGGTGCCTTCGAGCACGGAGCCGACCAGCAATCCGAGGTGCGTCATCCGCCGC
Proteins encoded in this region:
- a CDS encoding MMPL family transporter — protein: MTFRRRQLLGWSILAGAALLGGAWLLRLDYARKISSDVLDLIPADERTPELTLVRSLASQAEARTMLFELTGAGGRPAPAGSAAAFVAALDREPAFDQVVVMGDPAMREALGRELFAQRFTLLFPLWLRERTVAYAGTGDEPAGFSDWLARDTAAVLARFLTTPEALAFADMIPADPLLLLPGAAERLKAGLDQPAAPTATLVWARLSASPLSEAGQAPAFAAITRATAAGRKEFPGFSAAYTGVNCFAAASRTRIEHEVTWLNALSLAAVLAVAFTFIRGVHRGLHLLPVIGLSVLGAWVAATLAFDRLHIMVFVIGSLLTGVAIDYGFYLFMQPPAAPGEDYWAKVRRLAKPLLASCLTTVAGFSLLLFSELPFIRQLGVFVGAGLVCALVAAVLYFSTVRNPFLETRPFRGGAALPAGMRRNLRRLLIALWLIALPGLARLQWRDDIRELEIPSPALQREHARISALFGEQDDRTVYLTYGNSVAAARASLAKLEAWLDSAGGGHATAIGLGAVVPTAEAHAAAVHFGREHPEFAGRLRAALVAAGFNDAEFAPFFAAYAHHVATAQETDYATALASLQTNLSGPAGLLLHTGRPLSWFVTLVRAAPAPAPPADTNTVSAGQLQTLNQIFARYRQSALWLSLTGLALVGAGVFLTYGCRHGARIFAIPCGACLGLFGLFGWLGHPLNLFHLLGAFLGVCLTHNYSIFSATSAYRREPPPVSVRLSALTAAASFGVLALSGIPVVRALGLTVALMVGVALLAIEFEHLAPLGDKP
- a CDS encoding outer membrane lipoprotein carrier protein LolA — protein: MPGAAAEPDELVTPAHRLAAATPAWRDLADLFAHQPDTAADFTERRQFPFKREPVELQGEARVSAARGLSLHYTSPEDRTVILDAQGLLIRARTGEKSPPADPRATAANGALRHLLRFEFAALEPDFELYGRRDGDSWILALAPRTDLLRQSIGRITVAGEAAAVRRIELRRSARQVIEILIAPPHPPADFTAEEVKKYFR
- a CDS encoding lysophospholipid acyltransferase family protein → MLLRNAYYYPVYYFTLLLFAAGGLQLCLLSALAGGLPATRRTERFFQRLIHRHLVFFHWWCARTRLVLVRYRGFGAWPHGGLVLAANHPAMTDITCLLARLPEAVCIFKPAIRRNPVLGAAARRAGYLGSDGGHELVRTAATLVAAGQQLVIFPEGTRTPPGEAPLPFKPGFVLIARRARVPIQLVRVTTDSDLLTKGCTWWRLPRFPARVEVAAGPLIPTDTAASPAELTAEIETWFRTAL